TTTGCGGGGCGGACGAGATGAGGGAATCCACAGGATGCACACGGAACTTGGAAACAGACGATCTGGGAGGAGAGGAGGACACAAGGAGCAGAGACAGGAGGTAAGGCATAAAGGGTAAGTAACTTTGAAAGGCGAATACTCAGCGAGTAGGTCTTGGAAGTTGAGTCCACGTAGTGTTTACTTATGAGATCGGAACCTGAGTGAACTGTGGCATGTGCTTTTATGCTGTGGCTAAGTGGCTGTGGTGATTGGGAGCAGGTGATTAGGATTCAGGTGAGGGTGCTCAGTGATGACGAGGTGAAGAGTTCCAGACGGATCCGTGACAGTACCTCCAGGGGGTGGGTGCCCTGGAAGCCGGTGCAGGACAGGGATACAGGggaggcatccagggcggaACAGGAGACTCTGGGAGGcgatggcgggtcaggggactccaGCGGCCATGCGGGTCAGGGAGcttgggaggccatggcggatccgTGGACTcgggcggccatggcggagcagggagcttgggaggccatggcggagccgTGGACTCAGGCGGCCTCGACCTTccaggaggccatgattgagaAGCCATAGTGGCCCTGACCAAGGTCCCGAGTATGGCCACTATGGCTATCAGGACCACGGGTATATAGCCGCCCCCCCCAAATTTTTTGTGATGAGATTAGGGACCTTCAGCCTCTGGAAGGAATCTGGTGGGCGCTCGGGCAGTGCGGACTCTTGGTGGCGCTTGGGCAGCGCGGaactggacggaaccagcggagactcttgagggtgctctggaagcgtgaacacttgggggcgctctggaagagTGGAACTGGatggaaccagcggagacacagggaggagctggacgggaccagcggagacacagggaggagctggacgggaccagcggagacacagggaGGAGctggcactggcgggcacttgcgaggagctGGCAcaggcgggcacttgcgaggagctGGCAcaggcgggcacttgcgaggagctGGCAcaggcgggcacttgcgaggagctGGCACTGGTGGGTATGACATCCCCTCATACTCCACCAAAATTCCTAAAGGTACATAAGCCTCcgtcggcgggcttgccatactccgTGGCGGCGGGCATGGGTGAGCCGTGAACGGCGTCCGGAATTTCCCCGCGAACGGTGGGTTTGGGAGATCCGCCCATGGCTGTCGATCCTTCGCCGCGATCGGCGGCGGGCTTGGCAGCCGAACCGGCCTGAGGTTTGCCCAGTGGGCCGGGACCCGCCGCAGACGGCGGTGGCCCGGAATCAGCAGTGGCAGGCTGGTGCGGGCGACGACTTCCATCTTCGGATTCGGTTCCGATCTTTTGTAACATGTATGGTTGGACACAGAGGTGAGTGATGAAACGAGTTTATTGAACAGGTAGTGGTAAAAGCAGATTGATCTTGAGACGTAAGGTGAGAGGGTGAGATCCGAGGTGAGCACCGATAGGTGAGAATGAGAGTGATACTGAATTCCACAGATTTGCGGGGAGGACGAGATGAGGGAATCCACAGGATGCACACGGAACTTGGAGACAGACGATCTGGGAGGAGAGGAGGACACAAGGAGCAGAGACAGGAGGTAAGGCATAAAGGGTAAGTAACTTTGAAAGGCGAATACTCAGCGAGTAGGTCTTGGAAGTTGAGTCCACGTAGTGTTTACGTACGAGATCGGAACCTGAGTGAACTGTGGCATGTGCTTTTATGCTGTGGCTAAGTGGCTGTGGTGATTGGGAGCAGGTGATTAGGATTCAGGTGAGGGTGCTCAGTGATGACGAGGTGAAGAGTTCCAGACGGATCCGTGACAGCTTTCTTTTCTTTcgaatttatatcttgcaatcttttttcttagaattgcgaattcatatatatatatatatatatatatatatatatgtaatttgtcattatttGTCATTATGTCTGTTGTCAACAGcaaaaaagtgtaattttagAAAAGGGAAGATCAGTTGAActtagaatgacagacagacttatttaaagatttaaaggtgtaaaaacaaaaaagctaaaaataaatgtcttggAGGTTTTAAAAGCCGAGAAAACAGATCCAATCATTTCCCACAATGCAATAACCTGATAAGTTTCTTTGAATTGTAATTCCGTAAATTCCAGTCATCCCAATTTGAATTTCAACTCAACTTCATGGTCAGTTTGATTCAAATTCAAGTCGTTAACCGAATTTTGAATTTGACAAGTGCATTCTAACCAGAAATTCAACCAATGACTAAACAAACACTGTCATTTTGATTGTCAAATTTGTGATGCTCAGAACTGCTCACTAAATTAGATGCACATTACTGTTATAAACTATATTCAAAAAATGCTTGAAGTTTagtgtttttgcttcaaaaaatgtgtgaaatgtcATTATGAACAGAAGTCTTTGATTTGCGGCTTTTTCAGTGTCagtgacatattttaagatcagtcaggcCAAGTTTCTTCCAGTTAAAACAGACCAGacatacattttagtctagtcTGTGAAACTGGGGTCTAATTTTTTAGTGAAGACTGGGCAGGATATGTTAGTACCTTCAGGTGTCCGATGACAAATTTGTGCACTAAGTGATTCCATCGAGAAGCTTTAAACACAGACAGATGACCAAAGTCATGCTGCAACCATCCAGCCTGCGACTATAGACAAACAaacgaaacaaacaaaaaacatgaacatttacattgttGATTTTTGCATCAAGATGAAGTTCCCAGTTTTGGATGCTGGTGTGCTTTAGAGTTTTCTTGACTTTTCTTGCTTTTTACAAGAAAACTCTAAGAAAGCCAAGCTAGTAAAGGACACCAGCATCCAAAATGCAACAGATTTTGGTTACCAacactgctgtttttttttttaaacacagttTAATGAAAATTGTGATTATATCAAGCGTGTCCGTCACACCTGTGCGGTAGCCAGTAAAACAGCAACGATGACTGTGTTGATCCAGCCGGTTCCAAAGTACCACACCAGCATCAGGGAGATGGCCTCCAGCAGCAGGATGTGAGCCAGGTGCAGGATGAAAAACAGAGGCTGGGTTTTGAAACACCCCTCAGCCTCCAGACGCTCACGAAGGGCTCGGAAATCCTCCACAAGAGCCCCCTGAGAGAAAACCAAGGTAAAATGACAACAAATACAGTCCTCTATGGCCACGTTAACACTGAGAAGGGAGTGACAATCGTATTTAAATGCAGGAGTGAATCAAATATCATGACCTGACATTTTTAAGGCGTGAATATACAGTAGTTGAATCATTTAGAAGAAGAGTGAAAGCTGAATTGGAGTGTGTGACTTGTGTCCTCGGGCAAAGGTTAATCTGAGCGCTGCATTGTGTTTTGAAATTTAGTGTCACACTTAAGTCTACGAGCTGTTATTTGGGTGTCTGGGAAATGGAAATACAGCCTGACAGTCATTCTGTGATGTGAAGGTCATGATCCAGAGCTCATAAAATACACAGTAGCTGTTTTCTGGAAACGCATTGTGCAGCACTTGCAGTATTGAATTGAGAACGCCTTTTAAACTGCAATACAATTCCTCCGTTTGAACTGATGTATGAAAAAGATGTAGAATTTGAATTAAAAGAAGTagaattaaaattgaaaatggaatacattaacatttattcaCTGAGCAGACACTTTTAAATTAGGAAAATcacaaaatatactgtatgtatggaAGCTCGTTTctgccacaaaataaataaatgaaaaaggaaTTACgaatttttatctcacaattcggaCTTTGTTTATctcaattttgagaaaaaactCCCCATCAGAATTCAAGACATagatgtgaccctggaccacaaaaccagtcataagtgtcaatttttcgaaactgagatttctacatcatctgaaagttgaataaataggctttccattgatgtgtttgttaagatcggacaatatttggccgagatacaactatttgaaaatctggaatctgagggtgcaaaaaaaatctaaatactgagaaaatcacctttaaagttgtccaaattaagttcttagctatgcatattactaatcaaaaatgaagttttgatatatttacggtagtaaattcactaaatatcttcatggaacatgatctttacttaatatcctaatgatttttggcataaaataaaaattgatcattttgacccatacagtgtatttttggctattgctacaaatataccccagcgacttaagactggttttgtgctccagggtcacatatatgctataaatatgtcatttaacagccaaaaaaaaaaaaaaaaaaaaaaaacctgacagGCTTATTTAaaggtgttaaaaaaaaacttcctgTGATTCAATTTCACATTCAGGAACTGAATTCTGAATTTGATAAGTGTATCATAACCAGAAAGGCAACAAATTCATGTGAATTCAGCTAGTGACTAAATATCTGGCATTTTAATTGTCAAATCTGTGACACTCAGAAAACTCAGAACTGCTCTCTAAATTAGATGCACATTATCCagtattttttgtatgtatatatatatatatatatatatatatatatatatatatatatatatatattttttttttttttaattttagatttggCACACCTTAAGATAATAACTTTTTACTCTAAATTCAAAGAACTGGCCCCTTGAATTTTCTCACTTCATAtatttctttgtctttttctaTAGTAATTCATCATACATATTAATATACATCATCCAGATATACAGTATTTAGAGAATCACTGACTGAATATTTTACATTCACTACAAACAGGTTTTATTCATCTATTCTGTGTTGGTTAGTCTTCAGTTAAGTCTCTATACTCACATTTTTCTGGCGGTCTTGACTGGGTTCAGACGCCTCAAGCTCCCCGATTAACAGAGGCTTCATGTATTTCCTCACCAGCTGAAGGTCTGGATGAAACGCAGTAAACGCCTCCTGTCACACCAGATAAAACaaattcaacactgataatcaTCAACAATGATCATCATTCTATTCTTATCTGAATCAATTGCAATACTGAAACACACAACTGCTTTAATAAGTcacctacctagacagcattacGTGACATTAGAAACACATGCCTAAAACCCCCCAGAATGCTGCCTAGTTTGtaacatttgttatatttgaattttaatgcacattaataTTTGCATGAGTAATTattcacatttacattaacataGCATTTTTTGCATGATGCctacaaattattaaaacactACGTTTTGCCATAATGTACAGAATTTCCACCACAGAACAACTGCACAGTAATTgaaactttttatctcataacaATCTCAtaattttatctcataatttttatCTCGGACATTGTTTCTTGCAATTAAGGAAAATTCTGaatttttcctcacaattctgagtttttttGTCCTaattcacaattctgacctttttctCATAGTTGCAAGTTTATACCTCACAACTGCAAATGATAAATTCCCAATTGTTAATTAACATCTCGTCTCAATTGCATGTTATAAACTCACAGTTGCAAattaatatctcacaattctgacagttttctcagaattgtgagagaaaagtttgcaattactttttttattttttcattcagtgggcattttattaaacattttaaccaAAGGTCTATGCAGCTCAGTAGGGTATGAGCCTTTGTTTAACAATAATAgagtgtaaaaatatatatacattatataacatttttggtCATGATGCCCAAAATGTTGTCTTGGCCGATTATGAGCCTGTTTTGCATCTGGTCTATACTTACTTAAGATATTATAGAATGATTTCAGCACAGTTTTTTTaactataaagaaaaaaaaaaggtgcctACTGTAGGTAGATAGCTCACTAGGTTATGAGACACAGCCAATGTGATGTATATAAAAGTTCTTCCATgttaaatgtactgtaattgTATTCATGCTAAGTGTTTTACCGAGGCATCTTCTCCAGCATAGTGTCCGATGATCCTCATTCCTCCGGGGTGTCTCTTCACCCACTGGCTCACATTATAAACCTTCCTTTCCACCACGATCCATTGATCTCCAGACTTAGTGTGTTTCTGCACCTCTTCCCAGGTGTACGTGCCGGACCTCCCATTGGTACCGGTGATCCGGTCCGTCTGCTGTCCTCCGCCACCCATCGCTGATCAAACTCTGACTGACTGCTGCTTACTTTGCACTGTAAGACCAAGTAACTCcgtgaaatatttaatattttttaagaaagTGACTCATTTTGTGCAAAACATTGTATTTGATGTTCACTTCTGCCAttatttcatgtaaaaaaaaaaaaaaaaaaaaaaaaacatgctttagAATATTTAGTCAGATAACCAAAGGGCGCAGTctaaataaatttcatttaagtCTAcattgttgttaaaaaaaaaaaaaaaaaaaaaaaaaaaattacgcaTAATTCTCAAAAATGATGCCCAAAAAGCTGTCTAGGTAGGGAGCTCACTAGGTTAAGAGACACAGCCCATTGTTCAGGCATGACAGCTTCATATCCacactgtaaaatgttttgtcagGTAACTCAAAATgagctttacatttaaatgattttgttcatttatagAATCAACCTGACAACATTAGGTTACACCAATGAAAGTCGTTTTAGAATCAGGCCAGGCTGAAATagcacagttttcattttttgttggcTAGTAGACTGAAATACACCCCTTGTCTTTGTTTAGGAATGAGACAATGAATGCTCACGTAATCTCATTAATTATTCAAAGGAAATCAGAAGactcctgctgaaatacacgttaACATTACCGAgagattttgattgcttccttATTTTGCGTTAGTCACAGCTGTCaatgcttttttcttttcttttcttttcttttttttcactttgCATGACAAACTAACATGCAAACAAAGCAAGAATAAAAGCATTGCAAAAAACAACTCTATACACTTTTCAGAACTGGTTATTTgaacatttcaaatgaataaactgttaaataatacactgaaaatgaaaaatcgTCCTTTCTTTTCATTAAAGAAAATCAACTGTCAATGCATGTGTGCATCcattatgttacaaaacattagAAGAAAGAAAACGCATTGAGTTTAAACTTTCAATAATACACTCACCCTGTCTGCGACACTTTGATCACACACTCATAAGGTTTGTGTGTGATGAGAAAGAGAAGCGGATGTGAGGCTCATACTGTCTTATACACTCACTCTTCATCACTTGTACTTCTGATGAATTCCGAACAGATCATTCGAGCGCCACCGGCCAATCAGGGCGCGACTCTGAGCCAGTCTCGCGAACGAGCAGCCAataggaagagagagagaactttGGAAGGGAGGGGAGAGCGCGGAGATAAAGAAGAGTTACTTAGGTTCGAGTTCCACATCCAGCCGGCAAAGTGCAGTCATGCTGAAACAATATCAGTCATCTCGACagaaatataaagtaaaaatgcaacattaaaaacctcttctttttttaaataagtaatttaCCTTACCATTCAAAgtgaaaatgaataataatgagaCAATGCATGTTGCATCTTGCTTCTAGAATGCTGTAAAACGTTTATAACTTTGAGTGAAAATCTATATTctgctgttttaaaaaaagacaatttagGATTTAGACTTTAAATTGAAAGAATAGCCTATTTAAATACTTTagatatagtataatataaacaGTTATAAACTGACATAGGCCTATACACTCACCATATGCCACACTGTAATGTggaacttatcactttttacattgTATAGTAAATTTTATCAGTTCCAATTCAGTTGATCCAACATGAATATGCATATTAGCACAATTCCAGCATTTCACATGATAGAGGCACAAACTGGTGACTGATATGACtgttaaacatttcaaatgaaaaagaagAACTTTGGACTTTTCCATGCAAAAGAAAACACCACAGACTTATTACGAACCTGTTTATTTTCTACAGCTGCATACACAAGTTGTATTAACGTCTATGAATACATGTGATTTTTTCTAATAAAGCCTAtaataaaacaagataaaataattacattctcATAAATGCTAACTTGCAGGTACAGGGATGCATAAAAGACGATTTTGCAGCTGCAGCATTACTTTCCCTTTAGTTCAcaatttttttccagaaattTTAGCAGACGTAAAATGTTCagctaaatttaaaaatgaaaaaaaaaaacaatctctctaaaataagtaaatgtaacttatatatatatctggGTAGGACTACATCTGTGCATACAAATAGAAATCACATTCTTTTCCCATCTATTCAATAAACCTGTATGtaagaaatacataaatgtcATGTTGACCGTAAATGTTTCAAAAGCTCTGCAAAACCTTTGCCCTTCATCAGGGATGTCAAAGCAGGGACGGATTTTAAAACTTATCAGCTTGGCTCATAAATTTGAATTAGGTTAGTAATTCTAATCAATTGAGGACTTCTTTCTAATTTCTAAAAGTGATTTGGAAATTGCTTTTATTGGTTCTAAAtgcatccatcataaaaagtgttgTAATGGCTGCTACAGCCAtgaaattcataaattcataaaaCCATGCAGGCAGAAGGAAGACGAAAGACATTTAGTAAAATGTTTCACTTTAAGGAAGTGTTTATCCACTTCAAACACCACAAAAGTGGCTTTTTAATATCGAGTCAAAAGTTTTAACTAGTTTCTGTCTGGGAAAAAACACACAACTCCCACTTTTGAGCTCCAATGGAGATCACCGTTGCCCAAAACTTTCTTTGTCCACCAATGAGAAACCGTATGATGcctaaaacatgaaatgtggtTATAAAGTGAATAAACTTTATGGAAATCAACCTTGCGAATTGCCACCGTTTAAAGACTTGAAAATATGGTTGTGCTTTAGTTGGAAAATTTATATGAAGATTTTTAAATGAGAAACACCATCTCATAGGCTAATGAATAAAAATCTTAAAGGCAAGCTGGTCTGATTTCTGACCCCACTGTCAGCACTTGCTCACTCAGCGTCAGGTTCAGAGGTCTATGAAGTGAACTGGCCACTAGGGGGAGGTTTGTGCTGCTCTGACACCGTGGAACATCAAGGCTGAACTTTGATGCATTACAACAACACTTCAGCAGAAAAACACCTATATAGGGCAGAGTGATTTAGACACTTATCAGTACGTGCAACACCACAAATCATAATATGGAGACTCTCATCTCTACATGACAGAAATGTATTCTGACTTCATAATAACTTCATCAGTATTCCAAtaacaaacattatataatgcttTGCAGATCAATAGTTCATAGTAGGCCTATAGTATATTCAGTTTTGAACAGGCCATGTATTACTTGGAAGCCGGTCCATTCATAGCAGAACAGCTGAGAGTGAATCATCTCACTATAATAAGCACTTTGTTTAGCCTTGATCTGTCTGTcctttacatttgattatttattttgtgtaggTATTATGCAATTGCAGTTGATTTGCTGACACCAACAACTTTACTTCGGATTTTATGACTAGGCTACAGTTTATTTATTGCACCAAAtagcttttttttgttgttgttgtaattttcataattcataattgtATATCTCTTTTATATAAAGCATGAAATGTATgcttatataattatttttaaaaatccattttatgttaataaatgtatacaatagaatatacatgtaaataaataggctacaacaattacatgtattttaatatattaaatattagttATTTATAACCTTTATAAATTATAACTCTTTTCAAATAGCatatgtttaatattaataaatataataaatatttcatacaacctatttaataataataataatatttaacaaatacgTTTGCCCGTTGCATAACGTGAACTTGGAATAGAGGAATTTGAccgcgtctctctctctctctctcctcgaAACACGTGACAATCGTGTGTACTCAGTCTATGGTGTACTCTCATGTCCCTGTTTCGGTTGCTAGGGGAGAGAGACGGTCCATGGCAACGCTTTACGCAAACTCCACGctccagagaaagagagagagagaaacgcgAGACAGCACTGAACGCACAACATTGGAAAGAAACGGACATCGAGTGGAGCGCTTCAGGAAACTTTAAACCGACGTCTCAGAGGATTTTGTCCGATTTAGGACCACGCAAAGCGGAGTTACAGTTTGCTATCATCAGTTCGGTTCACATTGCCGCCGGCCAGGTCAAAGCGAGACCGGGATCCACAGACCGGGCAACCGGACAAGAGCTGTGTGTGTCGGCAGAGAGACGCTCAGCACCAGGGTTCACACAAACAGACTGAAACGCTTAGTTTGTGACTGTAATGTGAGTCAATTAATGCTTTTAACAAAcgatatactttaaaatagttaaataaataactaattaGCTATGAAAACGGTGCGTAATTAATATGCAAAAATTGGCAGCTACTTTGACACTCATCTGTTAACTTAGAGATTACATTAGAGACAAAATTAAGCTTTCTTCCTGTTACAATTATACTTATttttactactactattactactactattattattataatctgTTCTATAGCATATAGTTTTATAAAGAGTATTTTTAATTGGCACAATCCACACAAACAAGCACTCAGAATATGGCTCCTTGCTGGTATCACTGCCGTGTTTGCTGACGTTGGACCTCGTTGTACTCGGACTGAGGGGAAGCCGCCTGTAGTCAGAGCACCATGTGTCGCTGTGCTGGCTCTGTCACTGCCGGGTCAATCCTACTGAGTGAAACTGACACGGGGAGGGGGGGCCAGCCCCACAGACCGCCTCACCCTCTTACCCCGTCCTGAAACACACTCTCACGACACACACAGACAAGCGCCGGGCTAGCCGGCCGAGGGTATGGGCAACTCGTCCCGAAAAGAGGCCCAGGACGAAGGAGGAGAGGAAAAGGAGAAGAAGGATAAAGAGAAGGGAGATGAAggcgaggaggaggaggaagaagcggctgagaaagaagaagaagaggaggtcGTGGAGGACGAGGAGCTGCCGCTCGGAGTCGACGAGCTCTTGGCGAGCGGAGATCCGGTGTTGGACCTGAGCTACTACAAGTTCCGTCGCCTTCCTCGTCAAGTCCTGGATCTGGAGTACCTGGAGAAGCTCTACGCCTGTGGAAACCGTCTCCGTGACGTTCCTAAGCGTATCACGCGGCTGCAGGGTTTGCGTACCCTGGCGCTCGACTTCAATAAGCTTGAGGACGTTCCTCTCTCGGTGTGCCAGCTGACTAATCTCACGTGTCTTTACTTGGGAAGCAACCGGCTGATGAGCCTCCCACCGGAAGTGAGGAACCTGCAGAACTTACGTTGCCTCTGGGTGGAGAGCAACTACTTCCAGCGATTCCCCAAGCAGTTGTACGACCTTCCCAGTTTGCGCTCACTGCAGATTGGGGACAACCGCCTGCGCACCCTTCCCTCGGACCTATGGCGCATGGAGTCCCTGAGAGGACTCTGGCTGTACGGTAACCGCTTTCAGGAGTTTCCGCGAGTGCTTCTCAAGATGGAGCAGCTGGAGATTCTGGACATGGACCGCAATCGGATATCAGAGTTTCCAAACTTGCATCATCTTCCCGGGCTGCGACTCTTCTCCTACGACCACAACCCTGTGAAGGAGCCACCGCGTGTAGGGGAGGAGGTGCTTATCGTCGGGGAGGGGGCTGAGGAGGTGTTGCAGGctagagagagaaggagagaggcAAAAGAACGAGCGGAGAAGGAAGCGGAGGAGGCGGCAGCCGCAGCGGCAGCAGCAGCTAATCCGGTCATTCACGGAATACTCAAGAAACTCCGGATGAACTCCGCCCTTAACCTGGCAGCTGCTAAGGAGAAGGAAACAAATGAGTCGGTTCCATCAACAACCCCATCTGGGGATGAGAACGGAGCACAAAATAATGATGAAGGGGCGGAGTCTGAGAGACAAGGTGTGGCGTTTGAGGAGGCGGAGCTTGGTTATGACGACGGCGGTCTGGAGTATGAAAGGGAGGAGCTAATCTGCGAGGGGGAGGTGTATGAAGGCTACGAGGGGGCGGAGTTAGAGTATGAGAGAGCGGAAATGGACTATGAATATGAAGGGGAGGAGCAAGAACAACCTTGATACTTCCACCTGTTAGTCTACTTATTATATCTGATGTGTGTTATTTCTGCAAACAGAATTGCAGTTTATAGCAGccaacagtcattatttttgcaattctttgATACAGACACTACACACCTCTGCTTTAAGCATCTGAGGTGTTACTGCAAGGGTTGCAGGTTCAATCCCAAGGGTGAACTGGAGAGTAACAGTGAGTTATTGGAGCCCAGAAAATGGCACTTAAGTAACCCCAGGATACTTTATGGGGCTATGAAAGCGACTGCAAGTCGCTCTAataaaaagcatctgctaaCATTAACATTCAATTATGTCTGATTGGTTGGAAAGTTGAATGAAAggtcaagttaaaaaaaaaaaaaatggtgtacccaaaaatgaaaattctgatatCATTTGCTCATTCTCATGTtgtgtgaaacacaaaataagatattttaatgaactgCTCTTTccccatacaatgaaagtcaatggggtccagaACTACACTGGTCCCCATTGATTTTCATTGTATAGACAAAATAcactaacattttaaaaaaatattttcatttacactcTGTATAAAggaatacaggtttggaattacTTTAGTAAATGATGGcacaagaaaaatgaaaataagtaaCACAGCTTCTAAAATACAGCTTAAGTTATAAAATAGCATCACTCAAAAACCCTATGAATTAACTtttacaaatatgcaaaagttTTTCTCACAAGTATAAGTGAGTGTTGCTATTGTTAGAAGGTATTTATTGTTGGCCAGCCATTACTGCAATCCTCAAACACAGGACTCACTTCAATACTTACAGGGTTTAATGATTTTAAgacttgtcatttaaaaaaaaaaaaaatcaactgtgAAGACCTGTGAAACTGCACAACTTTTTCATGCGTCAAAACTACATTACTGTGTGCTGTGTATTTCTAATTAAGAGCAGGGCTCAGGCATTTTTGTTTGTGAGTTTGTGTAAGTGTGTCTGGAACTCTACCCTGACATGAGTGTACTGTTTATAAGAAACTTGATGCTGCAATTGCAGCTATGTGTGTTGGTGAAACCAAATATTCTCTTATTAAATAACCAATGAGTTTGCCAAACATGTTTCAATGATTCATGTCTTGTCGGACTCAGAGAAGATCTAATACCACTACGAAAAATTACATGTCCATATTTTTCAGCCTATAACAAGCCAgaagttaaatttttttttaatcataattttttaattgatttactAAAACTCATTCacaaaaattaatcaaaatgaataaataccaGTGATATTCACAATGTCACCAGAAAACCTGTCAAGAATTTTGAcagtattcaaaatatatttccaAATCCCAACCCTGACCAGGAAAAATCTAGACTAGAATCTTAGAAACACGAGTGTTTCTAGAAGGCAAATTAAGTTTTGAATTAAGTTGAATCCTAGCTGTCTGGCTGTGGAACAACGTTGACGTGATCTGAGACAGATGGGAAGAGCTAGCCAAGTTAGCACTAATAGAAGTAAACGTTCTCTCTCGACTTAAGCTTAAAGGGCTCGATGTGCGAAAGTCAGAGAGGAGGCGTGCTGCAGACAGAAGAGAAACATCAGGGAGTGAATGGGTGCAATCCATAAAAGGCCCGGGTACTTAGTC
This genomic stretch from Onychostoma macrolepis isolate SWU-2019 chromosome 25, ASM1243209v1, whole genome shotgun sequence harbors:
- the LOC131534871 gene encoding leucine-rich repeat-containing protein 10B — encoded protein: MGNSSRKEAQDEGGEEKEKKDKEKGDEGEEEEEEAAEKEEEEEVVEDEELPLGVDELLASGDPVLDLSYYKFRRLPRQVLDLEYLEKLYACGNRLRDVPKRITRLQGLRTLALDFNKLEDVPLSVCQLTNLTCLYLGSNRLMSLPPEVRNLQNLRCLWVESNYFQRFPKQLYDLPSLRSLQIGDNRLRTLPSDLWRMESLRGLWLYGNRFQEFPRVLLKMEQLEILDMDRNRISEFPNLHHLPGLRLFSYDHNPVKEPPRVGEEVLIVGEGAEEVLQARERRREAKERAEKEAEEAAAAAAAAANPVIHGILKKLRMNSALNLAAAKEKETNESVPSTTPSGDENGAQNNDEGAESERQGVAFEEAELGYDDGGLEYEREELICEGEVYEGYEGAELEYERAEMDYEYEGEEQEQP